A stretch of Candidatus Symbiobacter mobilis CR DNA encodes these proteins:
- a CDS encoding metallophosphoesterase family protein, with translation MTAFRLGRRVPPHERPPVCWYHPGTLLRTALGLLSSRNQFYNRDERESQPTPLTIMDLGIPQPQQERDHEGKSGNNDTNNKNDQNEQHTADFWFDFIADTGDGGNATYAVAQTALGACVRNSTKTEKTEKSQNGDNGEPFLPRADLLLFGGDLAYPSAGVLEYRYRFVEMFEAALPPDAHAQPRTIAAIPQNHDWMDSASTFARYFLRHKTARGLLGARIPQRQSYFCARLPHRWWVLGLDFALTDDIDREQFEQFRAIALGSTDPAMGAGDKVILVYPHPVWTTPVDAAVCPGAALRYQLLEGLLGDRIALRLTGDLHHYLRWTSPRGGMLVVCGTGGAFTHPTHTRTTNAPIVLRREANADAIPANPGTVVRMGVEDGPLHPGDERFERVEPSAYPSAAQSRTLALHGLWALFGGGMTWGEGNRWFAALLGGLYLVAAMGAGSLVGTLGALAVFGALCLTIGWEAHYETPTTWGAWRRWGLVLGAGTGHALAHCVLAWSVGTVLPGLVEAWLPQSPGWAVQGLTALGALAVGSVVGALLFGGVLAAMSWCGYLTNNAFSVLGVQDYKGFLRCRIDRNGVLTGHFVAIDRTPRQWRAAAGGQPVWESAEAPIQPRVHDHFTIGAAP, from the coding sequence CGGGTACGCTGCTGCGTACTGCGTTAGGGCTGCTGTCTTCACGCAACCAGTTCTACAACCGCGATGAACGCGAAAGTCAGCCCACGCCCTTGACGATCATGGACCTGGGTATCCCGCAACCTCAACAAGAGCGCGACCACGAAGGCAAGAGCGGCAATAACGACACAAACAACAAGAACGACCAAAACGAGCAGCACACCGCAGATTTCTGGTTCGACTTCATTGCCGACACAGGGGACGGGGGCAACGCCACCTATGCCGTGGCGCAGACAGCGCTGGGGGCCTGCGTTCGCAATAGCACAAAGACCGAAAAGACTGAAAAGAGCCAGAACGGCGACAACGGCGAACCCTTCCTCCCCCGCGCAGACTTGCTGCTCTTTGGCGGCGACTTGGCGTACCCCAGCGCCGGGGTGTTGGAGTATCGCTACCGCTTCGTCGAGATGTTCGAAGCTGCGCTGCCGCCGGATGCCCACGCCCAGCCGAGGACGATCGCCGCGATTCCGCAGAACCATGATTGGATGGATAGCGCTTCGACCTTCGCACGGTACTTTCTTCGGCACAAAACCGCCCGGGGCTTGCTGGGCGCACGCATTCCCCAACGGCAGAGCTACTTCTGCGCCCGGCTACCCCACAGATGGTGGGTGCTGGGCCTTGACTTCGCGCTGACCGACGACATCGACCGGGAACAGTTCGAGCAATTCCGCGCTATCGCCCTGGGTAGCACCGACCCTGCGATGGGCGCCGGGGACAAGGTCATCCTCGTCTATCCACACCCGGTTTGGACGACGCCCGTCGATGCCGCTGTCTGCCCCGGCGCTGCGCTGCGCTACCAGTTGCTCGAAGGCTTGTTGGGCGACCGCATCGCGCTGCGGTTGACGGGCGACCTGCACCACTATCTGCGGTGGACGTCCCCTCGCGGTGGGATGCTCGTCGTCTGCGGAACGGGCGGGGCCTTCACGCACCCCACGCATACGCGAACGACGAATGCGCCCATCGTGCTGCGGCGCGAAGCCAACGCCGATGCGATCCCCGCCAACCCCGGCACCGTAGTACGCATGGGGGTGGAAGACGGCCCCTTGCATCCTGGTGACGAGCGCTTCGAGCGGGTCGAACCCAGTGCCTATCCCTCTGCGGCGCAGAGCCGGACACTGGCGCTGCACGGCCTATGGGCGCTGTTCGGCGGTGGAATGACATGGGGGGAGGGCAACCGCTGGTTCGCTGCCCTGCTTGGGGGGCTGTACCTCGTCGCAGCCATGGGGGCTGGTTCCCTCGTAGGCACCCTCGGCGCGCTGGCAGTATTCGGGGCGCTGTGCCTGACCATCGGTTGGGAGGCCCACTACGAAACGCCGACGACCTGGGGCGCTTGGCGTCGCTGGGGGCTGGTGCTGGGCGCGGGTACGGGGCACGCGCTGGCGCACTGTGTGCTGGCGTGGTCGGTCGGCACGGTGCTCCCCGGGCTGGTGGAAGCATGGTTGCCACAGTCGCCCGGCTGGGCTGTGCAAGGGCTGACTGCATTGGGGGCGCTGGCCGTGGGCAGCGTGGTGGGCGCGCTGCTCTTTGGCGGTGTGCTCGCTGCAATGTCGTGGTGCGGGTACCTCACGAACAACGCTTTTTCCGTATTGGGGGTGCAGGACTACAAAGGGTTCCTGCGGTGTCGCATCGACCGCAACGGGGTGCTGACCGGGCACTTCGTCGCCATCGACCGCACCCCACGCCAGTGGCGTGCTGCTGCGGGTGGGCAACCCGTGTGGGAGAGCGCGGAGGCACCGATCCAGCCCCGCGTGCATGACCACTTCACCATTGGGGCAGCGCCGTGA